The genomic region AAGCCCGCAAAGACTACGAAAAAGGCTTTGCCGCCCTCATCGAGCAGGGCATTGCGGCCGGCGAGCTGCAGCCCGTCAACGTGTCGGTGGCGCTGTTTACCATTCTGTCGGCGGTGCGCTGGGTGGAGCTGTGGTACCGCCCGGGCCGCGGCGTTACGGCCGAAGAGCTCGAAGAAAACATCATCACCATGCTCCTGTCGGGGCTGAAAAAGTAAGTGCGTTGTTGAGTTGTCAGTTGCTGGGTATCAGTTGTCAGTACTTGCCGGAAGGGACGTCTGACAACCACACCCCAGTGACTAACAACCGACAACCAGCAACTGACAACTAACACGAATGAGCCGCTTCCACTCCCTCAAAGTCAAGAGCATCACCCGCGAAACGCCCGATTGCGTGAGCGTGGCCCTGGACGTGCCCGCCGAGCTGCGCGACACCTTCCGGTTCACGCAGGGCCAGTACCTCACGTTTCGGCGGCACCTGAACGGCGAGGAAGTGCGCCGCAGCTACTCCATCTGCAGCAGCCCGCTGGAAAACGAGTGGCGCGTGGCCATCAAGCAGGTGCCGGAGGGGCGCTTTTCCACCCACGCCGTGCAGCAGCTGCGCGTCGGCGACGAGCTGGAGGTAATGCCGCCGATGGGGCATTTCACCACCGAGCTGCACGCCGACCAGGCCAAGCAGTACGTGCTGTTCGCGGCCGGCTCAGGCATCACGCCGGTGCTGTCCATCCTGAAAACGGTGCTACTGGCGGAGCCTGATAGCCGCGTAACGCTCATCTATGGCAACCGGGGCCGCAACTCCATCATCTTCAAGGAGGAAATCGAGGGCCTGAAAAACCGCTTCCTTCAGCGCCTGAGCGTGTACCACGTGCTCAGCCGCGAGCAGGGCGACACCGACCTGCTGTTCGGCCGCATCGACGGCGCCAAGGCCCGCGTGTTCCTCGACAAAATCATCCCGGCCCAGAAAATCGACGAGGTGTTTCTGTGCGGGCCTGAGGAAATGATTCTGGAAGTGAAAAGCGTGTTGCTGGAAGCCGGCGTTGCGCCCGAGAAGGTGCACTTCGAGCTGTTCGCCTCGGCCGCCGGGGCCCAGAAAGCCGCCGCCCGCCAGGCCCAGCGCCCCGCCGGCCAGGACGACAAGCACAGCCAGGTAACGGTGCAGCTGGAAGGCACGAAGCGCGTGCTGGAAATGTCGTACTACGGCGACACGATTCTGGACGCGGTGCTCGAAACCGGGGCCGACGCGCCGTATTCGTGCAAAAACGGCATGTGCAGCACCTGCCGCTGCCGCGTGACCGAAGGCACCGTAGAAATGGACGTGAACTACTCGCTTTCCGAAAAAGAAGTGGCCCAAGGCTACGTCCTCAGTTGCCAGGCGCGCCCCACCTCCGAGCGGGTGGTGGTGGATTTCGACCAGTAATCGATGGCCTCGTAAAAGAACGTCATGCTGAGCGCAGCCGAAGCATCTCGCGTGCTGACGTTGTAATACTAATTTGATTACTGCTGCATGCGAGATGCTTCGACTACGCTTTCAGCTTCGCTCAGCATGACGTTCTTTTAAGATGCTGCAGCGCAGCAGCCCAAATTTTTCCTTACATTTAACTAACGATTGTTAGTTAACCTTTGTTGAAGGCGCATGGAAACCCTAGAACTCACCCAGGAAGAACAGTTTCAGGCCCGCATTGATGCCGATGTGCGCATCGAGCCCAAGGACTGGATGCCCGAGGCGTACCGCAAGACGCTGATCCGGCAGATTTCGCAGCACGCGCACTCCGAGCTGGTGGGCATGCTGCCCGAAGGCAATTGGATTACCCGTGCCCCTTCGCTGAAGCGCAAATCCATCTTGCTGGCCAAGGTGCAGGACGAAGCCGGCCACGGCCTCTACCTCTACTCGGCGGCCGAAACCCTGGGTACCACCCGCGACCAGATGCTGGCTGACCTGCACTCGGGCAAAGCCAAGTACAGCAGCATCTTCAACTACCCCACCCTGAGCTGGGCCGATATGGGCTGCGTAGGCTGGCTGGTAGACGGCGCCGCCATTCTGAACCAAGTGCCGCTGTGCCGCACCAGCTACGGCCCCTACGCCCGCGCCATGGTGCGCGTGTGTAAGGAGGAAAGCTTCCACCAGCGCCAGGGCTTCGAGATTATGCAGACCCTGTGCGAAGGCGCGCCCGAGCAGAAAGCCATGGCCCAGGAAGCCCTCAACCGCTGGTGGTGGCCCACGCTGATGATGTTTGGCCCCGCCGATGCCGACTCGCCCAACACCGAGCAGAGCATGAAGTGGCGCATCAAGCGCTTCACCAACGATGAGCTGCGCCAGAAATTTGTGGACATGATGGTGCCCCAGGCCGAGTTCTTGGGCCTCACCGTTCCTGACGAAAAGGTGCAGTGGAACGAAGCCCGCCAGGCCTACGACTTCGGCGAGGTGA from Hymenobacter canadensis harbors:
- the paaA gene encoding 1,2-phenylacetyl-CoA epoxidase subunit PaaA, which produces METLELTQEEQFQARIDADVRIEPKDWMPEAYRKTLIRQISQHAHSELVGMLPEGNWITRAPSLKRKSILLAKVQDEAGHGLYLYSAAETLGTTRDQMLADLHSGKAKYSSIFNYPTLSWADMGCVGWLVDGAAILNQVPLCRTSYGPYARAMVRVCKEESFHQRQGFEIMQTLCEGAPEQKAMAQEALNRWWWPTLMMFGPADADSPNTEQSMKWRIKRFTNDELRQKFVDMMVPQAEFLGLTVPDEKVQWNEARQAYDFGEVNWEEFWNVVKGNGLCNQERLQARVDAWDQGAWVREAALAHAAKRAGRELAKSAA
- the paaE gene encoding 1,2-phenylacetyl-CoA epoxidase subunit PaaE gives rise to the protein MSRFHSLKVKSITRETPDCVSVALDVPAELRDTFRFTQGQYLTFRRHLNGEEVRRSYSICSSPLENEWRVAIKQVPEGRFSTHAVQQLRVGDELEVMPPMGHFTTELHADQAKQYVLFAAGSGITPVLSILKTVLLAEPDSRVTLIYGNRGRNSIIFKEEIEGLKNRFLQRLSVYHVLSREQGDTDLLFGRIDGAKARVFLDKIIPAQKIDEVFLCGPEEMILEVKSVLLEAGVAPEKVHFELFASAAGAQKAAARQAQRPAGQDDKHSQVTVQLEGTKRVLEMSYYGDTILDAVLETGADAPYSCKNGMCSTCRCRVTEGTVEMDVNYSLSEKEVAQGYVLSCQARPTSERVVVDFDQ